From Salvia splendens isolate huo1 chromosome 16, SspV2, whole genome shotgun sequence, a single genomic window includes:
- the LOC121771753 gene encoding probable transmembrane ascorbate ferrireductase 3 produces MDVERDRGRYHSSASGLTVVAHFFGILATILMLVWLLHYREGLDLDSDDARRVFNVHPFLMFFGFIFMAGEAMMAYKTVKAEWQVRKFVHLFFHLVAMVLGIVGLHAAFKYHDQVGLTDMYSLHSWIGIGTFTLFCAQWLVGLAVFLPRSSPSHSKAMIAPWHVNGGQALLFMAIATALTGLMEKATLMRLQHQNEGRLINFLALCILLFGISVNFSVSLARYA; encoded by the exons ATGGACGTTGAGCGTGATAGGGGTAGGTATCATAGTTCAGCCTCGGGTCTTACCGTGGTGGCTCACTTCTTTGGCATACTAGCAACCATTCTCATGCTGGTGTGGCTGCTCCACTATCGCGAGGGCCTCGACCTTGATTCAGATGACGCCCGTCGCGTCTTCAAC GTTCATCCTTTCCTCATGTTCTTTGGGTTCATATTCATGGCTGGTGAAG CTATGATGGCGTACAAGACTGTTAAAGCAGAGTGGCAAGTAAGGAAATTTGTTCATCTCTTCTTCCACTTGGTGGCTATGGTGTTAGGGATTGTGGGGTTGCATGCTGCCTTCAAATATCACGATCAAGTCGGCCTCACCGACATGTATAGCTTGCATTCTTGGATTGGTATCGGCACCTTTACTCTCTTCTGCGCTCAG TGGTTGGTTGGACTCGCTGTCTTTTTGCCTCGGAGCTCCCCCTCGCATTCAAAGGCAATGATCGCCCCGTGGCATGTCAATGGTGGCCAAGCTCTCCTCTTCATGGCCATCGCCACAGCCTTGACGGGGCTCATGGAGAAAGCCACTCTCATGAGGCTGCAACACCAAAACGAGGGGCGTCTcatcaactttcttgccctctGCATTCTGCTTTTCGGCATCTCTGTCAATTTTTCTGTCTCTCTTGCTCGTTATGCATGA